From the bacterium genome, the window CATCGGTCGGTTGACGTACCGGACGGCCGGCTGGCAGGCCTCTACGGATCGATGGCATCCCCCGAGGTCGACGTGTTCGCGGCCGCCAACCACGCCATGGCGCCGCCCGGCGCGGTGGTGACGATCCCGGCCGGAAGGACGCTTGCCGCGCCGGTGGTCGTGGATGTCCAGGCCGTGACTGAGGGAGCGGTCAGCTTCCCGCACGTGACGGTGGTGGGGGAGCCCGACTCGGAAGCCTCGGTAGTGGTGCTGTACCGCTCGGCGCCGGGCGCCGAACTGCTGGTCTGTCCCATAGTGGAGGCGCTGGCGGATCGAAGCGCCCGCCTGTCCGTCTCGGTCGTCCAGAACCTGTCCGATCCGGCCCGCATGGTGGCGCATCACCAGTTCGCGGCCGAGCGGGACTCCACCCTCCGGATCGGGGAGGTGGGTCTCGGGGGGCTGTACGCCCGGCAGCGGCTGGGGATCTCCCTGGCCGGGGCCGGATCGTCGGTCCAGATGGGAGGCATCTACTTCGGCGACGGCTCGCAGGTCCTCGACTACCGCATCTACGTCACCCACCGGGGTCCCCGGACCACGTCCGACATCTTCCTCAAGGGCGCCGTTGCCGATAAGGCCGAGGCAGTCTGGACCGGACTCATGAGGATCGAGAAAGGGGCCGTGGGCACCTCCGCATTCGAGACCAACCGCAACCTGGTGCTCTCGGACGGCGCCAAGGTCAACTCGGTTCCGAACCTGGAGATACTCACCGACGACCTCCAGTGC encodes:
- the sufD gene encoding Fe-S cluster assembly protein SufD, which gives rise to MSPPTTTVSIGDEPAWLAGLRDRGRQALASAAMPGPKDEDWKYVDIDFVLDDFRPATEPSGGLDRDEYLEALGEVSGGLTMVDGAVVDVEAGEIEVHRSVDVPDGRLAGLYGSMASPEVDVFAAANHAMAPPGAVVTIPAGRTLAAPVVVDVQAVTEGAVSFPHVTVVGEPDSEASVVVLYRSAPGAELLVCPIVEALADRSARLSVSVVQNLSDPARMVAHHQFAAERDSTLRIGEVGLGGLYARQRLGISLAGAGSSVQMGGIYFGDGSQVLDYRIYVTHRGPRTTSDIFLKGAVADKAEAVWTGLMRIEKGAVGTSAFETNRNLVLSDGAKVNSVPNLEILTDDLQCGHGSSSGPLDEQQLYYLMSRGLPRNPAERLLVRGFFNEILSGLSVPELAAPSRRAVAAKFAGAQQRAAS